In Deinococcus sp. JMULE3, the genomic window CGACGCCGTCGTTTCACGGGTGTCGTTGCAGAGGCGCCGCCAGGTGGCGCCCGCGTCGCTGCCGCTCTGAGCGTCGTTGCGGTTGAATTCGCCTCTTGGCCCGGCGCTGCCGTTCCGTCCGGACGTGCGGGCGGAGTGACCGGTCATGGTGGTCAGCCGGTCCACGTCACGGGTCACGACGGCGGCAGCCTGCAACATCGTGAACTCACTGCGGTGCGGGGAATCTGTGGGCGGGTGTGCCCCTTCGCCGTTCAGCGTCCTGACCGGCGTGCCGGCGCGCGGCAGCCGGAACCGATGACACCGCCGCAGTGATCGGGGGACTCGGCCAGGCGTCATGGGACGGGGGCGTCCGAGTCGTGTCCGGTCACGGCCTGTGAAGGCGGCAGGGCGAGGTGAGTCGCGAACAGGTGGCGCAGCCGTGCGTTCAGGCTGTCGGTCGCGCCGGGCCGCGCGGAAATGGCGTGGATGTTCGGCCCGTACGCGTGGTCCTGACCGGGGTAGAGGATCGCCGCCAGGGTCACGCCCCGTCGACCGGCCGGGTCCCTGATGGCGTCCCGGTACGAGTGCATCTTGTCGATGTCGGTCTTGTTCGGGTTGCCTGAGGGGGGCGTCCCGGACGACTCAGGAGGGGCGTCGTCGCTGCCGAGTTTGTATTTCGGATCGAGGATCCACAGTTCATCCGGACGTCCCGGGCCGCGGAGTTCGATGACCAGGTCTGGCCGCTGTGAGAAGCTGACGGACTGCCATCCGGCGCCGCTTTGCCGGAAGGTCCGCTCACTGGCCAGGGTGACGGTGCAGCCGGTGCGGGGATGCTCAAAGGTCAGGATTGGCTGGCCGTCCGGGAGGACGCGCAGCAGCAGCGTGCCGGGATGGGGGACGGCGATGCGCTCGTTCCGGAGGGTGAATCCCGCTTCGGTGCAGGTGTCGGTGAGGGCGCGGATCACGTGCAGTGCGCCCCAGGTCTGGTAGAGGCTGGGCGTGTTGCCGAGGGGTTCGAGCAGGCGGTCGTCGTCGAGGGTGACGCGCAGGGACCGTTGGAGTTCCAGCAGGATCTCCAGCGCGGCGCGGTACTCGGGCCTACGCAGGAGCACCATGGTGAGCCGCCTGGGCGCGCCACTCAGATCCCGGACGTCCCGGAGAAACGAGGCGGCGCGGAGGGCCGAATTCAGCGTGACGTGGAGGTCATGCACCGGTGGGCCGAGACGGGGGTCGCGGGCGGCGAGCTGTGCCAGAGTGCGGAGCCGGTGGAGGACGAGGTGGGCGCAGGCCCGGACGACGCGGTTCTCGTACACGTCAACGGTCGGCTGGACACGTTCGTCAGGAAATCGCGGCGCATGCCCGCCGGTGTGAGCCGAGGACCGGCTGAGTGCCTGGACGAGTGCCGCGGGGCGGGGCCGTTTCAGGAGTTCACGCCGGACCATCACGCCGGAGGACTGCAGGATCTCGTGCGGTGAGCGGGCGATCACGGGGAGGAGCGCGGCGAGTCCCGGCCGGTCGGGCGTGCCGTGGACGGCCCGTCTCAGGCGAGCCAGTTCCTCCTGCAGGGTGGCGGGCTTGAGCTCGGAGAGCTGGATACCGGCGAGGCCGCCGGCGCGTTTGAGGCTGATGGCCACGTCCGCCGGGAGGTGCACATGCAGGTCATCGAGCATCGCGTCGAATCCGCCCGGCGGAAGTTTCCGGGCGTGCACCGTCACGGTGGCGGTGTGCCGGCTCCCCTCGACCGTGACGTGGAGGCGGTAGTGGCCTGGGCCAGACCGGGGCCAATCGACGGTGGTGCGGACCTGGCCGTTCAGGCGCCTGAGCGTGACCGGGCAGGGGAGACCGTTGCGGGTGACGGTCATGGCCTCCCATGAGCCGGGCGCGTCCAGCGTGAGGTACGCCGCGTCCCACTCCGCCGGGCCGGAGGCGGGGAGACCGGCGGTGGTGAACCATCTCAAGGCGAGCGCCCCGTTGCGCTCGCCTGTGGCGTCAGTGGAAGCTGATGAAACCATGTCGTGTGCCCTCGTCGCGCATCCGGCCGGCCTTGGCGTGGCTGAGCGGCAGCGTTCCCTCCACCAGGGTCAGGAACTCGCTCAGCGTGCCGAGCAGCCTCGCGTCCGTCCCCCGGAGTTTCGGCAGGACCTTCTGCAGCACGGCGTCGTCCAGGGCGTCCAGCGGGTCCAGGCCCAGCTGCCGCGCCGCCGCCTGGTACTCCGTGAGCTCGTCCACGATCCGGAACGCGAACGGCGCGACCGGGTGGATGACGTCCCAGATGGACAGGATCAGGTCCGCCTGAGCATTGCCGGTCAGGTGGGTGGCCAGGTCGTCCCGGTTGACGCTGAGTTCGATCAGCTGCGCGCGGTCGTAGACCTTGTCGGCGAAGTCATAGGTGGTTTCATCCACGTTCACCGTGCCGGTCACAGTCACGTTCGGTCCGAGGACGACGGTCAGATCGGGTCCGAGCGTCAGCGTGGTTTCCCGGTCCGGATGACGGGCGCGGAACTCCATCCGGGAGAGGAACTGCGCGAAGTAGTACTCGACGCGCGCGAGATTCATCTCGTCGAGGATGAGGTGGTACGGGCGGGGCGGGCGGCCGCCCGCGCGGGCGGCGCGGTATTCTTCGGCGGCTTCAAGCAGGAACCGGCTGAACGCGGTGTGGTGGTAGTGGCCGCCGTCGAGCGGGCTGTAGAACCCGAGCAGGTCCTCGTTGCTCGTCCAGTTCGGCGCGACCGGGAACACGCCGACCCTCGCGCCGGACGCCTCGGCGTACGCCTCGGCCAGCCACGTCTTCCCGGTGCCGCTGACGCCGGAGAGGATAACGAACCCGCGGGTCTGCAGGGCGAGGTGGTAGCGGCGCAGCGTTCTCCGATCGATTTTCAGGCCGGTCTGCTCGATGCCCGCCTGAATCTCACCGAACGACCTCGGCTCAAACGGGGCGTCATGACTCGGCTGGGCGGCGTCTGAGCCGTCCCGGGTCCGCGTGACGCGGTCGAAGAGGGCCGGGCTGACCTCGAACAGGTACCCGAGCTGGACGGTCCCGTTCTTATCGAATGGGCCGTGCTGAGCCGTGCGCCATTCGGGCTCGAGACTGCTGATCGGCACCGGTTGAGGCAGTGGTCGGTAGTCGGTGGTCGCGAGGTACCCGAAGCGCTTCGAAGGAATGCTGGCGGATTGACGTTCGTCGTTCACTTCGACAGGTGGGGCGCTCACGGTGCTGACCGCGCGGATGGTCTGACCGGCGTAATGCAGGATCCGGTCACCGGGTTTCAGGCGGGCGACGTTCTCGTGATGCTGGACGGTTCGGTTCGTTTCCTGGCTGGCCCATACGTACCCACCAGCGCATTCTTCGTCGTAGGTCCGGCCTTGATTCACCCACCAGTGCCCGGTGCGGGAGGCGCGGGTGTACAGGAACCAGTCCAGTTCCGGGAAGGTGTCCGCGCCGACCCGCTCGAGCAGGGCCGCGGCTGAATCCTGCATCGCTGCCGGTGTGGACACGTCATACCCGAGGGCCTTCAGCGCGTCGCGGGATGGGCGGTTGTTCAGCGCCACGGCGTCCGGATGGACGAGCATGGTCATCCCCGTCGCGCTGTTCGGGCCGAAGCCGGGCACAGCCTCGATCTGCTGGACTTTCTCGAGAGGGGAGAGCGCGTCGTTGCCGAGGATGTGGAGTGCCTGACGGACGAGACGCTGCTTCTCGTCGTCGCTGAGGTTGAGCTGCGCGCCGTAAACCGTGGTGGCGCTGCCCCAGCAGTAGTTTCCCCAGAGCGACAGTCGTTCTTCCCGGAGCGCGTCGGTCAACTCGGCGGCGCGGTCCGCACCGAGGACATCCGAGTACACCGTTCCCCTGACACTGACGCCGTCCAGGGTGGCATCCGACTCGAACTGCCAGACGTCCCGGTTGAACTCGGTGAGCGTTACCGCGTCCGCATCCCGCAGGCGCGCGCTGACCTGCGCGGCCCGGGTCAGGCGGACTTCGCACCGGAACGCCTGAACTGGATCGGCGCGGAACGCCTCGTATTCGGCGCGGAGCGGGTCTGCCGGCTGCACGTCGGCGCTGCGGGGACCGCCGGGGTATTGACTGCTGATCAGGTACAGGGCGCCCTGCAGATCGAGCATGTCGCGCAGTGGCACGCCCGCCGCCTGGAAAGCGGGCAGCAGCGTGGCGCATCGACGCACGTAGTCGTGGAGGAGGTGACCCGTGGACTGGCGGTCGAGGGGCTGGCCGCCGTACAGCCACTCCACAGCCTGACCCCCGAAGGTCGGGCGGTAAAAAGGGTGGTGTTCCGGCTGAGCGAGGAACAGGAAGTAACTCGCGATGCTGGCCCGGGTACCTTGCCCGGAAATGGGCTTCCGGTCTGCATCCGGCAGCGTGTCTGCCAGAGGTGTCAGGGTGGTCCAGAACGCATTGACGTCGTCCGGATTCACCGGATCACGCCGCAGGGTGGCCAGGGCATCCCTGAACGCCGCGTGGCCACGGTTCACGAGGGCGTTCAGGCCGCCGGCCGTGCGCCAGCTCAGCATGTTCAGGTTGTTGCCGGGTTGCACGTTGACTTTGGTGGGACCCGCGCCGCTCAGGGTGGCATGCAGACGTTCCTCGCTGTCGCGCGCGCCGCTGAGCTTGTAAGCCCGCTCGTTCTGTTCCAGATTCTGCTCCTGAGTGTTCAGCCAGACGGCGGTGGCGGCGAGACGTCCGGCATGCAGGATCGGACCATTCGAGCTGTTGGCGTGCGGCGACAATGAACCTGTCCGTCCATGCCGTTGCTGCCAAGCGCCGTACGTCTCCTCGCGGCCGTCTGAGAGCGTGCGGACCCACCCGGAAGACGCTGGCGTCGAGGAATGCAGAATAACGACAGTCGCGTCGGTCGCGATGGAGAAGAGCGTGTCTTCCGCAAATTCAAGCGTGCCTGTAACGGCGGCTGCCACCAGCTGGCCCTGAGCAAGCAGTTGGTCTTTCAGTGCCTGCTGCTTAGGGCGGAGGGTGCTGGCGGACGCAGCGCGCGCCTGGCTGCCTTTCAAGACCAGAAAGCCTCCCTTCACGGGCTGCCCGGTGGCCTGTATGCCCTGCGCGCGGAGGTAAAACAAAGCGGGCGTGGAAGAGGACGGTGTCATGATTGCATTAGAAAGGAATGCACCGTCAACCAGTGACGCACGTGCTGGAGCAGCGGGCAGCAGACGATAGCCGTGGGACTGCAACGGGACAAGTGGCGCAGAAGACCTCGTCATCTGCCAGACGACTGATGAGGCGGGTACCCCTGTAAGGCCCCGCTTGACCACGCTCAGCCGTACAGCGCCCGCCCCCGTCCGTGGGCGTCGGCGATGTGGGCCCGCAGTTCGGGGGGGCTGAGGCTTTTACAACGCCGAAAGACCGCATTCCTCACTGGGCTACCGAACCCCTGACGATTTTGCTCAGCAGGCCAGGGGGCGGCCTGCCGCCCCCCTTTGCGGACAGGGCACCGCAAATGTGGACGTCAGACCGTCCCCTGGGTAAGCAGAAAGAGCCCATGTTGTACCCTGCTCTTGAGCCGAGTCTCTACTCGAAACTGTCCAAACTTTGGGGCCAGCCCAACATGGCCACTCGATCACACCGCACAAGGTGTCGCGGACCAGACCGCTGACTCCCGAAGAGCGTCAGGAGAACCGGGCGCTGGCGTCAACCCGCCTGCGGGTTGAGCACGTCATTCGCCGCTTGAAGATCTTTCGTGTGCTGAAGGACGTGTACCGGCACCGACGGCGGCGCTTTTCCTTGCGGGTCAATCTCATTGCGGCCGTGTGCAATCGCTCCATTGCTGGCACGGCGTGACTTTCGCAGGAGGTCTAATCTCAAGCCCCGCACGATCAGCACCTGTGCTTCACGCAGCAGCGCCCGGTACGCTTCCCAAAGATCTGCGCCTGCACACGCCCCTTGGCGCCTTCGAGAACGTAGAATACGAGGCTTTTTGGCCGCTGCAACGCGCGGGACTGGAGTTGAATAGCTTGTTTTAGCTAGTCCAAGTCTCGCATTCCGGCGTTCGATGCTGTCCTGCGGGCCTTCTCACACCGGCTCAAGCTGGTAATCAAGCAGGTCTGCCTCGTCGGTGGGGGCGAGAAATTTCTCAATGGCGACCAGTTTGGCTCGGCTGAAGGAGAATTCCTCACCGTCAAAGTGCTCTATGCCCCCATCGGGATCAGAGTGATAGACGGAGAAGATGCGGTACCGACCCGCAAAGTTCTTGTACAAAAACACCTCGGCGTACGAGTCCGAACCGAGGTCGTTCGACCCGGTGTACGCCGCGTAGACCGCCTCGTCGCCTGCCAGGTACTGCTCAATCTTGAAGAGCGGGCGCTCGGTGGTAGCTGCCAGATACTCCTTGGCCTCTTCCAGCCAGCCGGCCGAAACCTTCCTCGGTCGCGTGATTGACGGTACCGCCTCAAAGGCGAAGAACTCGCGGACGAACGCCGCGACAGCCGCCTCGTACTTCGCGCTGTCGAGTTCACGGTAGGCCAGTTCCCAGCAGGCGAACTCCTTGTCCAGAAACTTCTGGATAAACCGGGTGGCGTCCTGTTCTACGGTGCGCTTGTCCATGTCCTATTCTCCCCAGTTCTCAGGTTCTGAGCCACTGATCCGCTCCGGTGCTTAGGGGGCGCATGTTCTTCCTCACGCCACCAGTGTCCTGGCCGCCGGCCCGGTAGACCACGTCCTCAACGGCTTTGAGGAGCGGTTTAAAGCGGGCAATGCGATTGGCGAGGCTGCGCTCAGTCTTGATGAGGGTCGCCCCCGTCAGCCCGTACAGGCCTTTGATCTGATCGATGATCTTGACGATCACGGCCTCCTCGGACACCTGACCCCAGTCCACGTCGACCTGCAGATCGAAGAGCACGATCTTGTTCGCCTTCACCCACTCGACGATCTGCTTCTCCCGCTCTCCCATGACGATCTTGTTGAAGTGGTCGCTAGTGGTGACCAAGTTGAGGCTCCTTCTGTACCCGCTGCCGCCGAACCAGTTAGCAAGCACGTGCGCGCTGTTATGGTCGTAGTTTTTCAGTTTGTTGCTCGGATCACCTGTTCTGCCTCGGCCCAGCGATGTCAGGGCGAGGTTGAAGCCTTTGGTGCTGGTGGTGTGCCCGCTTCTGGCCACGCTCGTCTGGAAGCCCTTGCCGGTCTTGGTGGTGTAGGAAATGATGATCTTCTGACCATCGGTGGACAGCTTGAGGTTCTGCGGTTCGAATTCGCCGTGTTCTTTGGCCTTGCTCTCCTTGAAGGCCTTGAGCCACGCTTCGAGGCCGTCACCGATATCAGGCAGCTGGTGCCGTTTCAGGAAGCCCTGAATCTGCGAGACCAGGGTTCTGGACGACTGGGTGATCCGCAGACTGACCTGCGAGTCGGCGTCCACCGGCTGCTTCAGCAACTTCCGGAGGTGCTTGTCGGCGGTGCCGATTGCCCTCAGTTCCCCGAACTGCGTGTCGAGCAGGCGGTAGCCGTCTGAATCGGCCGGCAGGGTCTTCTGGAGGCCCTTGATCACTCTGCCGTGTCGGCCCACCTTGTACGAGAGGGTGTCCCGCTTGGACGCCATGTCGAGCACCGGAGTGGCCGCCTGTTTCACGAACAGGGTGTGCCCCGCGAAGGAGAGGGTCAACTCGACAGGCGTTCGGGCGCCGGCCGAGGTCTTTGAGTCCGCCTTCTTGGTGTCGGCTGCACCAGGGCGTTTGCCGGTCAGCTTCTCGATCAGGCCCTTGACCTTGGCCACGATCTTGTCCACCACCCGGTCGAGCCGGCCGCGCACCTTCTGAATGACCGCCTTGACCTTGGTCCCGAAGTTGCCCAGGCCCGCGACTTTCCCGAGCCAGGTCAGCGCAATCGGAATCATGCCGCCCAGCGTGCGGTCAATGGCCCCCACTGCGCCGCTGATGTTCCCGGCCGCGATCGCCGCCACGCTGCTCAGGCCGCTGGTGATCACCTGCCCGATCTGCGCGGCCTGCTGCACCACCACCTGCACAGTCTGGAACGCCCCGATGATGGCGCTGATCAAGCCGCCACCCGGGACCAGCATGGTCACGACCTTCTGAATCCCGGCCAGCACCAGACTGTTCGTGACTTCCGTCTTGATGCCGTCCTGCACGGCCTTACCGGTAGAGCCCTGTTCGGTTTTCATCTCCTGCGCCTTGTCCAGGCCGCCCTTCAGGCTTTGCAGCACCTCAACGGTGCGCTCAGCGGCACTGACCTTCTGGGCACCGCCCGCCCCGAGCGCCTT contains:
- a CDS encoding DUF2357 domain-containing protein, whose translation is MRWFTTAGLPASGPAEWDAAYLTLDAPGSWEAMTVTRNGLPCPVTLRRLNGQVRTTVDWPRSGPGHYRLHVTVEGSRHTATVTVHARKLPPGGFDAMLDDLHVHLPADVAISLKRAGGLAGIQLSELKPATLQEELARLRRAVHGTPDRPGLAALLPVIARSPHEILQSSGVMVRRELLKRPRPAALVQALSRSSAHTGGHAPRFPDERVQPTVDVYENRVVRACAHLVLHRLRTLAQLAARDPRLGPPVHDLHVTLNSALRAASFLRDVRDLSGAPRRLTMVLLRRPEYRAALEILLELQRSLRVTLDDDRLLEPLGNTPSLYQTWGALHVIRALTDTCTEAGFTLRNERIAVPHPGTLLLRVLPDGQPILTFEHPRTGCTVTLASERTFRQSGAGWQSVSFSQRPDLVIELRGPGRPDELWILDPKYKLGSDDAPPESSGTPPSGNPNKTDIDKMHSYRDAIRDPAGRRGVTLAAILYPGQDHAYGPNIHAISARPGATDSLNARLRHLFATHLALPPSQAVTGHDSDAPVP
- a CDS encoding McrB family protein, with amino-acid sequence MSPHANSSNGPILHAGRLAATAVWLNTQEQNLEQNERAYKLSGARDSEERLHATLSGAGPTKVNVQPGNNLNMLSWRTAGGLNALVNRGHAAFRDALATLRRDPVNPDDVNAFWTTLTPLADTLPDADRKPISGQGTRASIASYFLFLAQPEHHPFYRPTFGGQAVEWLYGGQPLDRQSTGHLLHDYVRRCATLLPAFQAAGVPLRDMLDLQGALYLISSQYPGGPRSADVQPADPLRAEYEAFRADPVQAFRCEVRLTRAAQVSARLRDADAVTLTEFNRDVWQFESDATLDGVSVRGTVYSDVLGADRAAELTDALREERLSLWGNYCWGSATTVYGAQLNLSDDEKQRLVRQALHILGNDALSPLEKVQQIEAVPGFGPNSATGMTMLVHPDAVALNNRPSRDALKALGYDVSTPAAMQDSAAALLERVGADTFPELDWFLYTRASRTGHWWVNQGRTYDEECAGGYVWASQETNRTVQHHENVARLKPGDRILHYAGQTIRAVSTVSAPPVEVNDERQSASIPSKRFGYLATTDYRPLPQPVPISSLEPEWRTAQHGPFDKNGTVQLGYLFEVSPALFDRVTRTRDGSDAAQPSHDAPFEPRSFGEIQAGIEQTGLKIDRRTLRRYHLALQTRGFVILSGVSGTGKTWLAEAYAEASGARVGVFPVAPNWTSNEDLLGFYSPLDGGHYHHTAFSRFLLEAAEEYRAARAGGRPPRPYHLILDEMNLARVEYYFAQFLSRMEFRARHPDRETTLTLGPDLTVVLGPNVTVTGTVNVDETTYDFADKVYDRAQLIELSVNRDDLATHLTGNAQADLILSIWDVIHPVAPFAFRIVDELTEYQAAARQLGLDPLDALDDAVLQKVLPKLRGTDARLLGTLSEFLTLVEGTLPLSHAKAGRMRDEGTRHGFISFH